The following proteins are co-located in the Seriola aureovittata isolate HTS-2021-v1 ecotype China chromosome 7, ASM2101889v1, whole genome shotgun sequence genome:
- the rab13 gene encoding ras-related protein Rab-13 has translation MAKKYDFLFKLLLIGDSGVGKTCLIIRFAEDNFNSTYISTIGIDFKVKTIEVDGKKVKLQVWDTAGQERFKTITTAYYRGAMGIILVYDITDEKSFENIQNWMKSIKENASAGVSRMLLGNKCDIEAKRKVSKETGEKLAKDHGIRFFETSAKSSINVEESFLALARDILQKSSKKPGPTGREVKITSSTEKKTSKCVLL, from the exons ATGGCGAAAAAGTATGATTTCCTTTTCAAATTGTTACTCATCGGGGACAGCGGAGTGGGGAAAACATGTCTGATCATTCGTTTCGCTGAGGACAATTTCAACTCCACGTACATTTCCACCATCG GCATCGACTTTAAAGTGAAAACCATTGAAGTGGACggaaagaaagtgaaactaCAAGTCTG GGACACAGCAGGGCAGGAGAGGTTCAAGACCATTACAACAGCCTACTACAGAGGGGCCATG ggCATCATCCTGGTGTACGACATCACAGACGAGAAGTCCTTCGAAAACATTCAGAACTGGATGAAGAGCATCAAAGAA AATGCATCAGCTGGGGTCAGTCGGATGTTGCTAGGTAATAAGTGTGACATTGAGGCGAAGCGGAAAGTTTCCAAGGAGACAGGAGAAAAG CTGGCTAAGGATCATGGCATCAGGTTCTTCGAGACCAGTGCAAAGTCCAGCATTAATGTCGAGGAG tctTTTCTGGCTTTGGCACGTGACATACTACAGAAATCCAGCAAGAAACCA GGCCCCACAGGGCGAGAGGTGAAGAtcaccagcagcacagagaaaaaaacctCCAAGTGTGTTCTTCTCTAG